Genomic segment of Panicum virgatum strain AP13 chromosome 2K, P.virgatum_v5, whole genome shotgun sequence:
AGCTCGTCGGCCTCCGTAGGCAGCATCTGCGCCGGCCCGGCGTCGccttcgtcgtcgccgccgccgcccgcgacggcggcggccgcggccaccaTCATCGCCGAGGTCTGCCGCTTCAGCTCCTTGACGTGGTCCAGCACCTCGGCCAGCAGCGACGCCTTGTCCGTCtgcacgcacgcgcgcgcgcggcaaCAAGCAGCACATACAATCACACCAGAGTGGAGCGGATTAACAACGAGCAGCGACGACAGTATGAGCATTGACATCTCACAAGAAGATCAGAATGAAGCAGCATGATGATTAGTCTCGAGTAGTTAGACCTTGGAATAGGGTGGCGCACTCACACTAGTAGAATCAtcgaggccctgtttggtttagctctagtactactagcacacaattcccgaaaaaagaatcttcaatgcatggagtactaaacgaagtttatttgcaaaaccttttcacggatgggtgtaacttttcacgacgaatctaatgatagtaattaatcgatgattggctacagtgatgctacagtaaccattctcgaatcgtgcggtcaaaaacctcattaggttcgtctcgcgaagtagtacagcgctgtggagttagttttgtaaattacctttatttagtacctctaattattggtcaaaattttgtgctacttgtgctatTTTCATCCAAACAGGGCCCGAGTGTGTGAGcgtggaggaaaaaaaaagggctTGCAAGAATTGCGGTGCAGCTTTTTCCCCCCTCTGCATTCTCATCTGCTTTTATCTGGAGCTTTTTACACTAGGCAGGCGCTTGTAGGAGGTAGTGTTGGTGGCCGCGTGTCGTACGGTCATGCATGCTATGTAGTATATACCTGCTCTGACACAGCGCATTCATGCCATGTCGCGCCGGGGTTTGCTGAAGCCGATCGATCTCCCATGGCCTGTTGCCCAAGCACAGGAAGACACAGCGGCTTCGGCGTGTGAAAGATTTCTGCTGGTGCTGCATGACTCCTCGATCAGATCGATCCTGCCGTGTCAGGTGTTCGGCAACGCCGCTCATGTGGCGCGCGTGCCGCTTCTTGCCCGGGCTACTGCCACTAGCCCACTAAtagcaaccacttcatttttttttgcgaggacaaCACTTTAGTTATAGTTAACACTAACGTTTATcttatcaattatatatatgTGGACATATATGaataatatatgtatatatagtaCTACTATACTGGTGCTACATATATGTACTTTTGATCCTATATATCCCTGGAATGAAAATTATAGAATCTATACAATTAGTTCAGCTCATGCATGCCATCGTTAGGTGACAAAAAGAAACCTTAAGCCTAGCAAAGTAGATCCTCTTATTGGAAGCAGCTTCATGTAATGATGCAAACTACAGCTTTTCTCAAAGCTAGATATAAGCTCTACGCGCAAGTCAAATTGATTCAAACTAAGCTTTATCCACCTTTCTAGTAAAAGACCTAATCTGTCAAAATAGGTGTAGCCATATAGTAGTTCTCATCACCACAAAGCTACTACTAGCTAGTAGtttcccctcctcctccattCGATCTAGCCAATCAGCAGCCATGGTTCTTATCTCGCTGTGTTCTTGCAGTGTGTGATATCGCCACACAGTAGCTAGCTAGGATCATGTATTGTCCGTAACTGTTCCATTACGGATCTACCCACTTCGTTCTTAGTCAATCTGGTGCTTCGATCGCGTCATCCATAATGACGACGACCCCCGAGGTCTCGAGTTATTGCTTTGATGTCATTTTTATTAAGTTTATTAGATCATGGGGACGCGTATATGGTGCTCTTGGCGATTAAAAGCTCGGCGTGAATAATGATCCGACGATTGATCACCTTAGTGGTGTTGGGGAGGAGGCTGCGGAGCCTGGCGAAGTGGCCGTTGatccgctgccggcgccggcgctcggCCTCGCTGTGGCTCCGCGACGCCGCCAGCGCCTTGGCGTCCGTCATCTCGCGCGCCGTCATCCGCCCCAGCTCCGCCTGCAGGCTCCCCAGCAGCCCGGACACCACCGCCTGCTTGCCGctcccctccgccgcgcgctgctgctgctgctgatgatgatgatgcaccGCGTCGAAGCCGAACCCGAACACTCCGCCGtgcccgagcccgagcccgccggcgacgcccacgccgccgtcgcaggCGCCGTAGGCCCCCATGGCGCCGAACCCCGCCACGGCCGGCTCGGCGAacggcgccgcgccgagccaCGGGAGCAGCTGGTGCGCCGCCTCCTGGCTGCCGTGCTCGACGCCTCCATCCCACATCATGGATTGAGCCTGGGCGCTAGATGTTGCTACTGGCAAGGCGATCTTGGAGTTCTTCTTGGCTCTGTGTGGTTGGTGGTGGTGTACTGGCGATGGTGCCTTCCGGTTCCGGTTGCTCtccctcgctcgctcgctctcgATCAAATGGGCCGGCGTCGCTTTTTAAGCCGGGTGCTCGTGGCCACCGCGCACGGCGACGGCTTTGTGGGGGGTGGCATTTTATCGAGCCCTTCTGGCGGCCGCGGCACGGTAGTGGCCGAGACGGCATGCGAAGAAGCGAGCCACCACCCAGCCAGGGGCTCGTGTACGGCACTACACTAGTCAGGGGGCCCCGGCCTCCGGTCTTctaaagattttttttccaaGTAGATGTTTCATGGTACTATGGTGGTAGGAGTATATGCTTTGAATGGAACAGGGATGTAGGGACTAGAGTTCAGTTGTCACGATTGCTGCCTATGGCATGTAGGACTAGCAATAGTACATGAGGTGCAAGATCCGGTGTTTTTGGAAATTTTCTTTCTTGGAAAAAAAGTGTTGTGGTCcaggaaataaaaaaaaagtgttCTTCGAGGTTTCTTTCATGCTCTCGTAGTCGTAGCTTTGGATATTCTGCTCCTGAAAGTTCAGTGTGAATAAAACTTTGATATGGAAGAGAGTACTAATAAGGAGCTAGACATGAACGGTAAATCTTGGCTACCATGACGATGCAACGGTGTACTGTTCATGTCATGTGGTGGCAATTTAAGAGAAAGCCATCCCCCTTAATGTGCTCGCTAGGCTCTTTGTGCCTTATCTtataaggccttgtttagttgtaaaatttaaaatttcaaatctatcataTCGAATGGGAATCTTACGTGAATATAGTATTAATAAATCTAGACGATATaaataactaattgcatagtttgc
This window contains:
- the LOC120679219 gene encoding transcription factor bHLH30-like; translation: MMWDGGVEHGSQEAAHQLLPWLGAAPFAEPAVAGFGAMGAYGACDGGVGVAGGLGLGHGGVFGFGFDAVHHHHQQQQQRAAEGSGKQAVVSGLLGSLQAELGRMTAREMTDAKALAASRSHSEAERRRRQRINGHFARLRSLLPNTTKTDKASLLAEVLDHVKELKRQTSAMMVAAAAAVAGGGGDDEGDAGPAQMLPTEADELAVDAAADRAGRLVVRASLCCEDRPDLIPDIVRALAALRMRARRAEITTLGGRVRSVLLITADEGAEDDHQGYDEDEDDDGRCPNGGHGRAASHRRHECIASVQEALRGVMDRRTASSDTSSSGGGGGSIKRQRVNYGVQEQCV